The sequence below is a genomic window from Coffea arabica cultivar ET-39 chromosome 8e, Coffea Arabica ET-39 HiFi, whole genome shotgun sequence.
TCTCCACAATTAAATCTCATTAATAAGACCTGTGATCCACGACATAAAGAATTTCAACTTGATTAGCATTTATTATTTATAATTAGTCGGTATGCCAGATTATTGTAAACGTGAACTAATTAATCTTGAGATTAAGTTTTTCTCAAGTAGTAAAACAAAGTCATGTGATATGCGGTACCCTTTTTCACGCAGAAGTAATAAAGGAAAGAGGCAAAAGGAATACGTTAGATGCATAGGATGTGAAGCAAAACAAACTTGCAAATTGGGAAATAGGAAAAGTTCCCATCAACGGTGACGCGTGAGTGTGTTTGGGTAGGAatgatatgaaaaaaaaagagaataatttgcttgcatcacaaacacaaatttcaatacacttttttatattttcgaCCATTTtatatctcacatacatcacatcacaaacaaaaaatgatacagtaattatttcaaataaatatttcaaataaattcctGTCCAAACACAATTAATATTTTCAGAGAGGTTTATTATTAGaaaagttttctatttttttcagggaaaaaaaaaacctcttaTGTGGTCCTTGTTTGCGCACACTACTTTAAAGTTTCATGAACAGCAATTTGGTTCACATGTGGAGATACATACATgtacgtgtgtgtgtgtgtgtggaaaAAATCCCCAATCTTCATGGATGTTGAAGCCAAACAACCACGATACAAGGACTTGAAAGTCACattcacccaaaaaaaagaaagaaagaaagaaaagaaagaagttaCATCAGCAAGAAAATTATATACCAAACCTATCAATCTAATTATGTAAACCATTAACGAGTGCCACCATCCTCAAGTCACTCAAACTCAAAACCCCCCAAGAAAGAAATCAAGAATCCACTCCGCCTCCCAAGTCCCAACTCCCCAACTCCCATCCCATCCTTCCAAGGCCAAGCCTGAGGATCCTTCTTCATCCGACACCAACAACCAAAAATGGTGGCTTCTTGTTTAAGCATAGTCACCCTCTACGGCGGCTTTCTCCACCGATGCATCTCCGCGGCCGGTTTAGCCTCTCAAGCAACAAACATCGACGACCAAACCACCATGCATTTTTGGGGTCCGACGCCAAAAACCTTTTCTCCCACTAAACCTTCATTGATCCTGATTCACGGGTTCGGACCACACGGGGTCTGGCAATGGCGCCAGCAGATCAGCTACTTCGCCCACAAATACAACCTTTACGTCCCCGACCTCGTATTCTTCGGGGACTCGGCCACCAAGTCCCCCGAAAGGTCCGAGGTTTTCCAAGCTGTCTGTGTCGGCAAAATGCTGGAAAGGATTGGCGTTGATCGTTACTCGGTTGTAGGGACCAGTTACGGGGGGTTCGTGGCGTACCACATGGCGTCCATGTGGGCTGAACGGGTGGAGAAAGTGGTGGTCGCGAGCTCAGGGGTTAACTTGAGGAGGAAAGATAATGAGGAGCTCCTGAAGAGGGCCAAGCAGGAGAGGATTGAGGACCTGCTGCTGCCGGCAAATTCGGCGCAGTTAAGGACTCTGATGAGTTTGTCAGTTTTCAGGCGTCCGTACACCCCAGATTTCTTATTAAATGATTTCTTGGAGGTATGTATTGTAATGTTCCTTGAATTTTTCCTTCATAGCTACCGATTTTTTCCTGCTTGCATTAGATcattaatttaattaattagtaCAATGGACTACTTTATGTGTGAACAAGTCATTGTCAATCACGTCAATGGattgtttctaattttttgtTGCAACTACTAAAGCATTAGTGGTTTAGACTTTTGAGTATTCAATTAATCATATGTTGTTTGGACTGAGAGtttatttgtttggatagggtattatttgaaatattatttgaaataattactgtaacactttttgtgacgtgatatatgtaagataaaaaggtggctagaaatataaaaaggtgagttgaaaaatatgtttataatacaagtgaaatattatttgagataatagtgctatccaaacactcccgtctattatttcaaataattatttagaataattactgtagtattttttgtgatttgacGTATCTAAGATAAAAAtgtggattgaaaaatgtgttatgATACAAACGAAAtatgattttagaaaaatttgacATCCAAACATATGCATTAATTTTCTTGTCTCTATTAATATACAAAACTCTTTTGCTGGTcgctctttttctctcttttacttcttttttttttttttctagatcaTGGTTAAAATTCAATCAATCCCATTTGCTTTTGTCTCTCGATTTTTTGTTTCTGTGATGTTGTACATGGCAGATGGAATGAACTATTTAAACCAGATTAATATGATTGGAGTTATAATCTTGATCTTATAGCTAAGATTAGCATACTTAAAATAAAGAGCTGTCATAGatttaaaataaaaccaaaCCTAGATAAGAAATTGTCAAACTTCTTGTGCCCCCAAGGCCCCAACAATAAATAGCTGTGCAAGTGTTGTCAAAAGGATGAAAAGTCTGGTTGAAattattgggaaaaaaaaatgtaaaagataATGTAGCCAAGCCCACCGGCTTGAATTATGAATGACAACAATTTGGCCTTAGGGGTCTGTTCTTAAATTCGTGGGTCAATGTCAGTTGGTTGTTTGTGGAAGGTGGGAATATGAACCTTAAATTTGCAGCTTCAAGCATTGATTCCATCGCAATTTGTACAAGATTTACTTCTTGGGCAGTTGGGAGAGTCCGGAAATTCGCCAATTTATGAAAAGCCAGTCTAACTTTGGTGGCTCATCATAGCTATTTTGTGGCGGGCCAACTTATCCTAAAAGGGAAATTATGAACTTTATTATGATGACTGAATTTGGCATACATAGGAAAAAAATTCCTATGATAGGTAAAAAACTCATAAAGATTTTACTCGTTATGCCCTATCATCTTCTTAAATAAGGAAAACCAACCtctgcatttttatttttttttactgaatttggcAAACATTGGAAAAAAATTCCTATGGTAGGAAAAAAACTCATATAGATTTTACTCGTTATGCCCTATCATCTTCTTAAATA
It includes:
- the LOC113704206 gene encoding uncharacterized protein — translated: MVASCLSIVTLYGGFLHRCISAAGLASQATNIDDQTTMHFWGPTPKTFSPTKPSLILIHGFGPHGVWQWRQQISYFAHKYNLYVPDLVFFGDSATKSPERSEVFQAVCVGKMLERIGVDRYSVVGTSYGGFVAYHMASMWAERVEKVVVASSGVNLRRKDNEELLKRAKQERIEDLLLPANSAQLRTLMSLSVFRRPYTPDFLLNDFLEKLYSENRKEKMELLKGLTLGRDDKVNITPLKQEVLVVWGDHDQIFLLEKAYELKKCLGEKARLEIIKKTSHVPQLERARQFNKIINNFLCGLS